The following proteins are co-located in the Phaeodactylum tricornutum CCAP 1055/1 chromosome 2, whole genome shotgun sequence genome:
- a CDS encoding predicted protein, with amino-acid sequence MTEACENAVLQYLSTSSDATIEDTFPWSASQNLDHLRVIGAVKSLHTEGYVATDELATSYFEPSKEALQILKDGSQEILVFKALTESGKLSLPELQAKVGKDVAKIGMGNCMRSKWIQKDGGDLVPTKQFEEVNDEVQDALKALELGNYAQDSIDEKLTQVLKRRKLITLKTLKSLKVARGASYAPERVKKAADLTKEMLDSGAWKTTPFKPYNFSTLGEKVGGGYLHPLLKVRAEFRKILMEMGFEEMPTNKWVESSFWNFDSLFQPQSHPARDAHDTFFIKEPAQTISVPEEYYERVKTMHESGGSGSIGYRYDFKREEAMKNLLRTHTTAVSSQMLYKLANQEGGFQPARYYSIDRVFRNETMDATHLCEFHQVEGLVADYDLSLGDLIGTIETFFNKIGITELRFKPAFNPYTEPSMEIFGYHPDLKKWTEIGNSGMFRPEMLAPMGLPENVRVIAWGLSLERPTMIKYRIKNIRDLFGHKVEMARTRTAPICRFDAVAKD; translated from the exons ATGACGGAAGCTTGTGAAAACGCCGTACTCCAGTACCTCTCGACGTCTTCGGACGCGACGATTGAGGATACGTTTCCGTGGTCAGCGTCTCAAAACTTGGATCATCTGCGAGTGATTGGAGCCGTCAAATCGTTGCATACCGAAGGCTACGTCGCAACCGACGAACTTGCCACAAGCTATTTCGAACCCTCCAAAGAGGCCTTGCAAATCCTCAAGGACGGCTCGCAAGAGATTCTAGTATTCAAGGCCTTGACTGAATCTGGAAAATTGAGTTTGCCCGAATTGCAGGCCAAAGTGGGTAAGGATGTCGCCAAAATTGGTATGGGAAACTGTATGCGGAGCAAGTGGATCCAAAAGGACGGTGGAGATCTGGTGCCCACGAAGCAGTTCGAGGAGGTGAACGATGAAGTGCAAGACGCTTTAAAAGCGTTGGAGCTAGGAAACTATGCTCAGGATTCGATTGATGAAAAG TTGACGCAAGTCTTAAAACGTCGCAAGCTCATTACGCTCAAGACGCTCAAATCCTTAAAGGTCGCACGGGGTGCATCCTACGCACCGGAACGCGTCAAGAAGGCTGCCGATTTGACCAAGGAAATGCTGGACTCGGGTGCCTGGAAGACGACTCCGTTTAAACCCTACAACTTTTCCACACTAGGCGAGAAGGTCGGCGGTGGCTACTTGCATCCCCTCCTCAAAGTGCGTGCCGAATTTcgcaaaattttgatggaaATGGGGTTTGAAGAAATGCCCACCAACAAATGGGTAGAAAGTTCTTTTTGGAATTTCGATTCCCTCTTTCAGCCCCAGTCCCATCCAGCACGGGATGCGCACGACACGTTCTTCATCAAAGAACCTGCACAGACAATCTCGGTTCCGGAAGAATACTACGAACGTGTCAAGACTATGCACGAATCTGGTGGCTCCGGCTCGATCGGGTATCGCTATGATTTCAAACGGGAGGAAGCCATGAAGAACTTACTGCGGACTCATACCACTGCTGTCTCGTCGCAGATGCTGTACAAGCTAGCCAACCAAGAAGGAGGATTCCAACCGGCGCGATACTACTCGATTGACCGTGTGTTCCGGAACGAAACGATGGATGCCACGCATTTGTGCGAGTTTCATCAGGTCGAAGGATTAGTAGCCGATTACGACTTGTCACTAGGGGATTTGATTGGTACCATTGAAACGTTCTTCAATAAGATCGGAATCACGGAGCTGCGTTTCAAACCTGCGTTTAATCCTTATACGGAACCATCCATGGAAATTTTTGGTTATCATCCAGATTTAAAGAAATGGACCGAGATTGGCAATTCGGGCATGTTCCGGCCAGAAATGTTGGCACCCATGGGTTTACCAGAGAATGTGCGCGTGATTGCGTGGGGTCTCTCGTTGGAGCGCCCGACCATGATCAAGTACCGCATCAAGAATATCCGTGATCTCTTCGGACACAAGGTGGAAATGGCCCGTACACGAACGGCTCCGATCTGTCGCTTCGACGCGGTAGCAAAGGATTAA
- a CDS encoding predicted protein, translating into MLSSRFVGIAILLAVVRWGEAFSITTPTSVTSRSSSTVRFMAPMAQPETQIKTKTKQVTKEKQEVIQKSKVSTGDPVQKRDEDFQDAPMYKLMLLADDGYDGEHVITRMCAILEDMDEDAAATVFKQAQQSGKAMCGKYPFERAELFKEQLVRSTPMIFSDLEEENA; encoded by the coding sequence ATGTTGTCATCGCGATTTGTGGGCATTGCTATACTCTTGGCTGTCGTGCGATGGGGCGAGGCTTTCTCGATCACGACGCCGACATCTGTCACCAGCCGTAGCTCGTCGACCGTTCGATTTATGGCTCCCATGGCCCAACCGGAAACCCaaatcaaaaccaaaacaaagcAAGTGACCAAGGAAAAGCAGGAAGTGATTCAAAAGAGCAAAGTCAGCACGGGTGACCCCGTTCAAAAGCGTGACGAGGACTTTCAAGACGCTCCCATGTACAAGCTCATGTTGCTAGCCGACGATGGATACGATGGCGAACACGTTATCACCCGCATGTGCGCGATTCTCGAAGATATGGATGAAGATGCGGCGGCAACGGTTTTTAAACAGGCGCAACAGAGTGGCAAGGCCATGTGTGGAAAATACCCCTTCGAAAGGGCAGAACTGTTCAAAGAACAACTCGTCCGATCGACTCCCATGATTTTTagtgatttggaagaagaaaatgcGTAG
- a CDS encoding predicted protein — MEDSAPQGATDAQLGAAAPCESWPTSAQSYELIGKIGQGAFATVWRAHVSEKKACAVKVLNLDHVDTNLSEIRQEVQAMRLSAHPNVLTCHTAFVSNTQLWLVTPLMRKGSSLHCLQTARRVMRTQQQQQQQQEGEARVTPSMEDHILYILHETLLGLQYIHENGQIHRDIKAGNILLDGNGDVRIADFGVSGWLVQAGSQQEKAKTFVGTPAWMAPEVMEQVHGYDTKADLWSLGITALELAKGYAPYAKYPPMKVLILTIQEDPPSLDSYDEDEDDDDCVDEEFSTDFRSLVSLCLQRNPSKRPTCRELL; from the coding sequence atggaagattcagcGCCACAAGGAGCCACCGATGCTCAACTTGGAGCTGCTGCACCGTGTGAATCTTGGCCTACTTCCGCCCAGAGCTACGAATTGATTGGAAAAATAGGACAGGGTGCTTTTGCGACCGTCTGGCGAGCTCACGTTTCAGAAAAAAAAGCCTGCGCGGTCAAAGTGCTGAATTTGGATCATGTCGACACTAACTTGTCCGAGATACGGCAGGAAGTACAAGCAATGCGACTTTCTGCACACCCAAACGTGCTCACATGCCACACTGCTTTCGTTAGCAATACGCAGCTCTGGCTCGTCACGCCACTTATGCGCAAAGGCAGCTCCTTGCATTGTCTACAAACTGCCCGACGTGTGATGAGAacacagcagcagcaacaacagcaacaagagGGCGAAGCACGTGTTACGCCAAGTATGGAAGATCACATTCTTTACATCTTACACGAAACTCTGCTCGGGTTACAGTACATCCACGAAAACGGACAAATACATCGCGATATTAAGGCTGGCAACATTCTGCTGGATGGCAACGGCGATGTTCGGATTGCAGATTTTGGTGTGTCCGGCTGGTTAGTTCAGGCTGGATCGCAGCAAGAAAAGGCTAAGACCTTTGTTGGCACCCCTGCGTGGATGGCGCCTGAAGTAATGGAACAGGTACACGGATACGACACAAAAGCAGACTTGTGGAGTCTAGGGATCACAGCCCTGGAACTTGCGAAGGGATATGCACCGTATGCCAAGTACCCACCCATGAAAGTTTTGATTCTCACCATTCAGGAAGATCCTCCTTCATTGGACTCCTACGATgaagatgaggacgacgacgattgcGTGGACGAAGAGTTCTCCACAGACTTTCGCTCACTAGTTTCTTTATGCTTGCAGCGCAATCCCTCTAAACGACCGACGTGTCGTGAGTTGCTC
- a CDS encoding predicted protein has translation MRKPALLLLHSPASLNWFSGTFVSARGVRPERVAPRYPIWTKSLHRHGMSSYSGGDRGGRGRGGGGRGAYYKNKYGGGGRNSGDARDRGPLGGNGNLGDNHRARTSTNGGTFQDLKQLLQHIDGRQYPAYHDLETAPNTGWVHPEGFVLQVGRAQADPFAPPTRCRVTLPPSVSRISNSFYTNATRRMATGDFLLRRLYGNCKRVGADHSLRSSSGGKGGWSGPKGGDVQVLEPTQNVIEQSAVQVDEQGNILCQITINLPAKGRSIMGHAAHEIMDAVLPQLISDSLMFTSMNLDSIRTHIESVEDQAWLQQQLDTAGLVSFVRNGAILPRVSGVEDRPMAGSVVAFKSPPSLQKEFTLPISGVVVQGMGIRKGVTLICGGGFHGKSPSYKPYKADQAVKIRAEDGRAVQAVDISPFINNLPFGKGTSCFTTSDASGSTSQATNIVESIELGADTLLVDEDTCATNFMVRDNKMMELVASDKEPITPFVRVIRSLYESQGVSSVLVIGGLGDYFDVADHVLLMDSYGCQDVTAHAKEIVARSGSDSAKLQNPGKGGYIVRRR, from the exons ATGAGAAAACCCGcgctgctgttgttgcattCACCAGCATCGTTGAATTGGTTTTCCGGAACCTTTGTTTCCGCCAGAGGAGTTCGCCCTGAGCGTGTCGCTCCTAGATATCCAATCTGGACCAAGTCTCTGCATCGACACGGCATGTCTAGCTATAGCGGCGGTGATCGAGGAGGCCGGGGACGAGGCGGTGGAGGTCGTGGTGCCTACTATAAGAATAAATACGGCGGTGGCGGACGAAACAGTGGCGACGCTCGCGATCGAGGTCCTCTGGGTGGAAACGGTAACCTGGGAGACAATCACCGCGCACGGACTAGTACCAACGGTGGAACCTTCCAAGATTTAAAGCAACTGTTACAACACATCGACGGTCGTCAGTATCCCGCCTATCATGATTTAGAAACTGCTCCAAATACGGGATGGGTTCATCCCGAGGGATTTGTCTTACAAGTCGGACGTGCTCAGGCAGATCCGTTCGCCCCGCCTACCCGGTGTCGCGTCACCCTTCCACCTTCCGTCTCGCGCATTTCAAACTCTTTCTATACAAACGCTACGCGGCGCATGGCGACTGGTGATTTCTTGCTGCGGCGCTTGTATGGCAACTGCAAACGTGTGGGAGCCGATCATAGCTTGCGTAGCAGTAGTGGTGGTAAGGGTGGATGGAGTGGACCCAAAGGAGGCGACGTGCAAGTGCTGGAGCCTACACAGAATGTTATCGAGCAGTCAGCGGTTCAAGTTGACGAACAAGGTAACATTCTATGCCAAATTACCATCAATCTTCCCGCAAAGGGGAGATCAATTATGGGTCACGCCGCACACGAAATCATGGACGCTGTGCTACCGCAACTGATCAGTGATAGTCTGATGTTCACCTCGATGAACTTGGACAGTATACGCACGCACATCGAGTCGGTAGAGGATCAAGCCTGGCTGCAACAACAGCTGGATACTGCCGGACTGGTATCTTTCGTGCGGAACGGGGCAATTCTGCCCCGTGTCTCCGGAGTTGAAGATCGCCCCATGGCGGGATCGGTCGTTGCCTTTAAGTCTCCTCCGTCGCTGCAAAAGGAGTTTACCCTCCCCATCAGCGGCGTGGTAGTCCAGGGCATGGGAATTCGCAAGGGTGTTACCCTGATCTGCGGTGGTGGCTTTCACGGCAAATCACCCTCTTACAAGCCATACAAAGCGGA CCAAGCGGTCAAAATTCGTGCGGAAGATGGCCGTGCTGTCCAAGCGGTCGATATTTCTCCGTTCATCAACAATCTGCCGTTTGGTAAAGGTACATCTTGCTTTACCACGTCGGATGCGAGCGGAAGCACAAGCCAGGCAACAAATATTGTGGAG TCAATCGAACTAGGTGCAGACACCCTTCTAGTAGACGAAGATACGTGTGCAACGAACTTCATGGTTCGAGACAATAAAATGATGGAGCTTGTTGCTTCCGACAAAGAACCAATCACACCGTTTGTGCGTGTTATCAGATCCTTGTATGAGTCACAGGGGGTTTCTTCGGTTCTAGTTATTGGTGGACTTGGCGATTATTTCGACGTAGCTGACCATGTGCTACTAATGGATTCGTATGGATGCCAGGATGTCACAGCACATGCGAAAGAGATTGTTGCTCGAAGCGGATCAGATTCTGCTAAACTGCAG AACCCCGGCAAGGGGGGTTATATCGTACGGCGACGTTGA
- a CDS encoding predicted protein has product MRDSYSDKNLLDPELELHSEGTLSEDAEHSEDLLSIMEHVHCQHDTIHHDRNLTSQPVPQPPSTMEINSILVSHAVRPLSERLEMYSDEESKTESFDADDFSHAPSQSSSNEVSRSDLCAGQAFRDSIQSIRDAASRVETAMALDQLETIRQELRVKSSELQDQSGQVEELRALLALKENRMSTLELERDLYKADSSKLKKDLACLKAKSSLADIPTPCTVELENDDEWPVCDTSQSASSSHQSSVILLPQLRYVVTRPDLTQEGTSSIMEPSNPGLGNAPKLELSEYARWLQSKKVRYPLPCEKPSILCGASRNRGRGFLPFRKKVQPQGKAPIQPILDNSSGTSLQMHVDELSGRLKAAMDISEELRRRLAMISRYYESLIRKQQKGLTDLRSDRAKMEADLVSQISAIDLDRRKQIAALQQKLENAEMELKTYKTI; this is encoded by the coding sequence ATGCGCGACTCTTATTCCGACAAGAATCTATTGGATCCCGAGTTGGAGCTGCATTCCGAAGGCACTTTGTCAGAGGACGCGGAACACAGCGAAGATCTCCTTTCAATAATGGAACACGTACACTGTCAACACGATACGATTCACCACGATCGCAACCTTACCTCTCAACCCGTTCCACAGCCACCTAGTACAATGGAGATAAATTCTATTCTTGTCTCACATGCCGTACGACCACTCTCCGAGAGACTTGAAATGTACAGCGACGAAGAGTCAAAAACGGAGAGCTTTGATGCGGACGATTTTTCACATGCGCCTTCACAATCCTCTAGCAACGAAGTTTCGCGTTCGGACCTGTGTGCTGGGCAAGCTTTTCGCGATTCGATCCAATCCATTCGGGACGCAGCTTCCCGTGTTGAGACCGCAATGGCCCTCGATCAATTGGAAACGATTCGCCAGGAACTTCGTGTCAAGTCGAGTGAACTGCAGGACCAAAGTGGCCAAGTCGAAGAACTTAGAGCGCTACTTGCCCTAAAAGAGAATCGTATGTCCACACTTGAACTGGAACGAGACTTGTATAAAGCGGACAGCAGCAAACTGAAAAAGGATTTGGCTTGCCTAAAGGCCAAGTCGTCTTTGGCGGATATACCAACTCCGTGTACGGTCGAGCTTGAAAACGATGACGAATGGCCGGTATGCGATACTTCGCAGAGCGCTTCTTCCTCTCATCAGAGCAGTGTGATACTCCTGCCACAACTTCGCTACGTTGTTACCAGACCTGATCTTACTCAAGAGGGTACGTCTTCAATAATGGAGCCTTCGAACCCTGGATTAGGTAACGCACCTAAACTGGAACTATCTGAATATGCGCGATGGCTACAAAGTAAAAAGGTACGGTATCCTTTACCTTGTGAGAAGCCATCCATCCTTTGTGGTGCCTCCCGGAATCGCGGTCGCGGTTTTTTACCCTTTCGAAAAAAAGTTCAACCACAAGGGAAAGCCCCTATCCAACCTATTCTGGATAATTCTTCTGGTACCTCGTTACAAATGCATGTTGACGAATTGAGTGGTCGGCTAAAGGCTGCTATGGACATATCGGAGGAGCTCCGACGTAGACTTGCCATGATCAGTCGTTACTATGAAAGTCTGAttcgaaagcagcaaaaAGGGCTCACGGATCTTAGGTCGGACCGAGCAAAAATGGAGGCGGATTTAGTCAGCCAAATCTCTGCTATCGATTTGGACAGGCGAAAACAAATCGCAGCTCTACAACAAAAACTGGAAAATGCCGAGATGGAACTGAAAACGTACAAAACCATATAG
- a CDS encoding predicted protein, which yields MIHVLKSRSTLLTASSIVRTSVGSSSRYSQTRTYSRTHSWSKDASGGAISVLPTKLPFGEQAPRFPHTLGLPLVSRPLFPGLVTSVTLTDEATIDAMEALTKNQDQAYVSCFLRKKNPTGVSEGGVILATPEVITDPSDIYHVGTFAQIQRLTRGDETAATLILLAHRRLDLEYVDKIGPPIDVTVKHWNRSDYTGADDTIRALSNEIISTIREVAQVNMLFRENLQYFPMRVDANDPFRLADFAASISASGTPEDLQAVLEEKDAEMRLHKALVLLNREREVSKLQQEISQKVEERMTEAQRKYFLTEQLKSIKKELGMERDDKDTLIEKYRKTLSEYPHVPEEAMETIDAELEKFSTLEKNSPEYNVTRSYLDWLTSVPWGVETEENFDIQKARKTLDRDHYGLDDVKDTILEFIAIGKLRGSVQGKILCLSGPPGTGKTSIAKSVADALGRQFFRFSVGGLSDVSEIKGHRRTYIGAMPGKLIQCLKATGTTNPVVLIDEIDKLGTGFRGDPASALLEVLDPGQNSTFRDYFLDVPVDISKVLFICTANELERIPGPLLDRMEVIRLSGYDLPEKVAIAEQYLVPKSMRDSGLLGVPETLKLTIDAVRSLARWYAREAGVRNLAKYIDRITRKLALQVVAESEGATLTDKSSRKSNTWEITEDNLHEYVGKPVFTSDRLYEDGPLPHGIVMGLAYTSMGGSALYIETQSIRRGLDSEGKTRGGGTLKVTGQLGDVMKESTQIASTVARARLSDIKPESNFFDINDIHMHVPEGATPKDGPSAGVTMVTSMLSLALDRPIRNDLAMTGEVSLTGKVLAVGGIKEKIMGARRAGIKCVILPAANKRDYDEIPDYLKEDLEVHYADTFDKVYEVAFSSVDST from the exons ATGATTCACGTCTTGAAAAGCCGTTCAACGCTTCTCACGGCATCATCGATTGTGCGAACCTCGGTTGGTTCCTCGTCCCGGTACTCTCAGACCCGCACTTACTCTCGCACTCATTCCTGGTCCAAAGACGCTTCCGGAGGCGCTATATCGGTGCTGCCTACCAAGCTTCCCTTCGGTGAACAGGCGCCTCGATTTCCACACACTCTCGGCCTCCCTCTGGTATCGAGACCTTTGTTTCCAGGACTCGTCACCTCGGTGACGCTTACGGACGAAGCCACCATtgacgccatggaagccttgACCAAAAACCAAGATCAAGCCTACGTGAGTTGTTTTTTGCGCAAAAAGAACCCCACAGGTGTATCGGAAGGTGGCGTCATCTTGGCCACTCCCGAAGTTATTACCGATCCTTCCGACATATACCACGTGGGAACCTTTGCCCAAATCCAACGATTGACCAGGGGC GATGAAACCGCTGCTACTCTCATTCTGCTGGCGCATCGGCGCCTAGACCTCGAATATGTGGACAAAATTGGACCACCGATTGATGTCACGGTGAAACATTGGAATCGATCCGATTACACGGGTGCCGACGACACGATCCGTGCACTATCTAACGAAATTATCAGTACTATTCGAGAAGTTGCGCAGGTGAATATGTTGTTTCGGGAAAATTTGCAATACTTTCCTATGCGCGTGGACGCCAATGATCCCTTTCGATTGGCGGATTTTGCTGCAAGCATCAGTGCGTCGGGGACACCGGAAGATCTGCAAGCCGTGctggaagaaaaagatgcCGAAATGCGTCTCCACAAAGCGTTGGTTTTGCTAAATAGAGAGAGGGAAGTTAGCAAGCTTCAACAAGAAATTTCGCAAAAGGTTGAGGAGAGAATGACTGAAGCACAACGAAAGTACTTTTTGACGGAACAACTTAAATCGATCAAGAAGGAGCTTGGTATGGAGCGGGATGATAAGGACACACTGATTGAAAAGTATCGCAAAACCCTTTCGGAATATCCGCACGTCCCTGAAGAGGCTATGGAGACAATTGACGCTGAATTGGAAAAGTTTTCGACTTTAGAAAAAAACTCCCCCGAGTACAATGTAACTAGGAGCTATTTGGATTGGCTCACGAGCGTGCCGTGGGGAGTCGAGACGGAAGAAAACTTCGATATTCAGAAAGCACGAAAGACACTAGATCGCGACCATTATGGGTTGGACGACGTCAAAGACACCATTTTGGAGTTTATCGCGATTGGTAAGCTACGTGGATCTGTCCAGGGGAAAATATTGTGTTTGTCTGGACCGCCAGGAACTGGAAaaacttccattgccaaaTCGGTCGCTGATGCGCTTGGTCGTCAGTTCTTTCGATTTTCGGTGGGAGGGCTTTCGGATGTTAGTGAAATCAAAGGCCACCGTCG AACATACATTGGAGCTATGCCAGGGAAACTGATTCAATGCCTGAAGGCGACTGGAACTACAAACCCTGTTGTATTGATAGATGAAATCGACAAGCTCGGTACAGGTTTCCGAGGAGATCCCGCTAGTGCTCTACTCGAAGTCCTCGATCCAGGCCAAAATTCAACGTTTCGTGACTATTTTTTGGATGTTCCAGTGGACATAAGTAAAGTTCTATTCATTTGCACTGCCAACGAGCTGGAGCGCATTCCTGGGCCACTACTGGACCGTATGGAAGTCATTCGGCTGTCGGGCTATGATCTCCCAGAGAAGGTCGCCATCGCCGAGCAATATCTGGTACCGAAATCAATGCGTGACAGTGGGCTATTG GGCGTGCCTGAAACCCTAAAGTTAACAATCGACGCAGTTCGAAGCTTGGCCCGGTGGTACGCCCGAGAAGCTGGAGTGCGAAACCTTGCAAAGTATATCGATCGTATTACCCGAAAGCTCGCACTGCAAGTCGTGGCGGAAAGTGAGGGTGCCACATTGACCGATAAGAGTTCACGAAAGTCAAACACTTGGGAGATCACAGAAGACAATTTACACGAGTACGTGGGTAAACCTGTCTTTACGAGTGACCGGCTATATGAGGACGGGCCTCTTCCCCACGGTATTGTCATGGGACTCGCTTACACTTCCATGGGTGGATCTGCCCTCTATATCGAGACTCAAAGCATCAGGCGCGGGTTGGATTCGGAAGGGAAAACCCGAGGAGGCGGTACTTTGAAGGTCACAGGGCAACTCGGAGATGTCATGAAAGAAAGTACGCAAATCGCAAGTACAGTCGCGCGTGCCCGCCTTTCTGATATCAAACCGGAAAGCAACTTTTTCGACATAAACGACATCCACATGCATGTCCCTGAGGGAGCAACTCCCAAAGACGGGCCGTCGGCGGGTGTCACTATGGTAACTTCTATGctttccttggctttggatCGACCAATTCGAAACGACCTGGCCATGACAGGTGAAGTGAGCCTCACGGGCAAAGTGCTGGCAGTCGGTGGCATCAAGGAGAAAATCATGGGAGCCCGAAGGGCCGGTATCAAGTGTGTCATTCTACCGGCCGCGAACAAACGCGACTACGATGAGATTCCTGACTATTTaaaggaagatttggaagtcCATTACGCTGACACTTTCGACAAAGTGTACGAAGTGGCCTTTTCGTCCGTGGATTCAACGTAG